GCTGAGCCGGGTGCAGATGTGCCGGATGAAGCCGAGCCAGGTGCGGATGTGCCGGATGAAGCCGAGCCGGGTGCCGATGTGCCGCATGAAGCCGAGCCGGGTGCCGATGTGCCGGATGAAGCCGAGCCGGGTGCTGATGTGCCGCATGAAGCCGAGCCAGGCGCAGATGTGCCGGATGAAGCCGAGCTGGGTGTGGATGTGCCGGGTGAAGCCGAGCCGGGTGCAGATGTGCCGGATGAAGCCGAGCCGGGTGCGGATGTGCTGGGTGAAGCCGAGCCAGGCGCAGATGTGCCGGATGAATCCAAGCCGGGTGTGGATGTGCCGGGCACAGATATGCCCGATGAAGCCGAGCCGGGTGCCGATATGCCAGATGAATCCGAGCCGGGTGCGGATGTGCCGGATGAAGCCGAGCCGGGCGCAGATGTGCCAGATGAAGCCGAGCCGGGTGCGGATATGCCGGGTGCGGATGTGCCGGATGAAGCTGAGCCGGGTGTGGATGTGCCAGGTGAAGCCGAGCCAGGCGCAGATGTGCTGGATGAAGCCGAGCCAGGCGCAGATGTGCCAGATGAAGCCAAGCCGGGCGCAGATGTGCCGGGTGAAGCCGAGCCGGGCGCAGATGTGCCAGGTGAAGCCGAGCCAGGCGCAGATGTGCCGGATGAAGCCGAGCCGGGCGCAGATGTGCCAGATGAAGCCGAGCCGGGTGCGGATGTGCCGGGTGAAGCCGAGCCAGGCGCAGATGTGCCAGATGAAGCCGAGCCAGGCGCAGATGTGCCAGATGAAGCCGAGCCAGGCGCAGATGTGCCAGATGAAGCCAAGCTGGGCGCAGATGTGCCGGGTGAAGCCGAGCCGGGCGCAGATGTGCCGGGTGAAGCCGAGCCAGGCGCAGATGTGCCGGGTGAAGCCGAGCCGGGTGCTGATGTGCCGGGTGAAGCCGAGCCGGGTGTGGATGTGCTGGATAGGGCCGAGCCGGGTGCAGATGTGCTGGATGAAGCAGAGCCAGGTGTGGACGTGCCGGGTGAAGCCGAGCCGGGCGCAGATGTGCCGGGTGAAGCCGAGCCGAGTGGTACCTGCAGCTGAGAGTCGAACACAAGGGAATTGTCACAGACCCGGAGGAAACAGCAAGacccccaaaaaaaaacccagGATGATTGAATCTGATTGTAAAGTGCCTCATGGCCCATGTGGGAATCTGTGCAGCTTCTGTAAAATAAtaagagagtggggagggagcagtgtcaggCTGACCTTAACATTGGGTGATATGTCGTGTATCATTCCCAGCTTCAGGTGTCATTAAAACTGCATTTCAATGTAACAACTATTGGAAAGTCAACTTGAATAAAGGGAAATGTTTCTTTcagtgatcctggtggaaggaGCAATAATTTACCCATCGCCCTGTCAAATTAATTTGAACCGTCCCCCATAACACCAGCTAACCTACTCGCGAGCTTCTTGGTCCGAGCTCTGTTGAGGTGCAACTCATTCATTTGAACAGGTCCCTCCTGATTCAGGAACCTGACATCCTCCTTCCTGCAGCAATTCTTCAGCTCCGTGTGAATCTGCCGTGTACTCATCTTCCTCTCCCCGCTATTGCCCGGCATgggaagtaatcctgagattattccCTCATCTTTAATTTCTTGCAAATTCCTAAAGTTTTTGACGTTAGGACATCAGACCTTTTCCTTCCCCTGTTGCCGGATCCCATGGCGTTTGAGTGTTCACCTTACTGCCCCTTTAAAATGTCCTGCCCCTCAGGAACACAAaagtaggaggagtaggccattcagcccattgaacttGTCCCACCATTtcttacaatcatggctgaccttgagtttcaactccacttttccacaCCCTCCCCATGTTCCTGATCCCCTGGGAGACCTGAAATCTGCCTATCCCAGCTTTAATCCCAGTCTGGGGGATTGACTTTGGATTTGTGGGGGAAATTGACTGTGGATTTGGGGGATTGACTGAATTTCAGGGGAATTACTCTGGATTTGTGGAGGGGAATTGACTCTGGATTTGTAGGGGGATTGACCCTGGATTTGGGGGGAATTGACTCTGGATTTGGGGGGGATTGACTCCGGATGTATATGTGGGGTTGACTCTGGATATGTGGGGGTTAACTCTGGATTTGTGGGGGATAGACTATGGATTTGTGGGGGTTGACTCTGGGCTGTGGAGGGGGTTGACGTTggatttgtggggggggggggtggtggggttgactTTGGATTTGTGGAGGGTTGACTGGATTTGGGGGGATTGACTCTGGATTTTTGGGGTGATTGACTATTAATTTGTCGGGGATTGGCTCTGGATTTGTGGGGCAGTTGACTCTGGACTGTCAGCGGGGCTGGAGGGTGTTGACTCTTGATTTGTGGGGGGTTGACTCTAGATTGTATGGGGGTTTGACTGGATTTGGGAGATTATAATGTAGATCATTACTTAGCCAAATTAAAGTTCAATGTTGAAAGGTAAAAAATTGAGAGTTCACTGCTTATGAGCCCTTGTCTGCAGCAAAAGCTTTGCCAGGTTCATTTAGATTCCAGGAGTTGAGTTGAAACCCATGTAACTGCAGTTGCCAtagataatttatttttaaaacctaTCCACCTTTTCCAAAAAGTCAATGATTTTTGTACTTGAGGTTCTTTTCAATGAAAATTCACTATCTCTGTGTTGGATTTTTAAACTAACAGAGATAGGGCCTTAATTTGGGagatgagagaagagagagagtattACTGCCCCTTTGGCAGATTCTTCAGACTGCTCAATAGTTCCCACTTTACCAGCTTGAGTGTTATCTTAATGCAATTTCAAAGTGGTTACTTCAGTCACAATGACCTCTCCCCAGAATGATTTCAGAAGGGGTTTGTTTATCTGATGTCTGAACGAACTTTGCTTCATGACTGGGGTGATTAGATTctgtaatgtcccagccattaaccCCCTGAATGAGTCATCATCCATCTTGATGAGATCATGTAATTATTGTTCTAGCAGACTCTCTGTTTCCGCTGGAGTGATAATCTTATGGAAATGCAAGTATTATATCCATCCATTTCAGGAAATTGTTTTGAAGTGGTTCTTGACCTactcaggtgtgaaattccagagAAGGAAATGTTGTGGCGTGTCTGAATTGTATTTCacattggaactttccagaaactggTCACTGGCAataccagacatcaggtgacttgtggcagtcATCTTTAGTTGATGTTATTTCTTGCTTTTAAAAAGAGTCCTTTTTGAACAGTTCAGTATCTGTTTGGTCAGCTGATGAAATTACAGATTGATATCACtcatgcacaagtcacatcatCATGAAACCTTCATCTCAAGAGGAATGAATTCCAATGAGCATTTCATTACAGACACCTAACTATTAAGAGAATTAAAACAACAAATGCACAGTCATTCACACTCTTCATCTAATTCCATCTGTTCTGTGCTACTGTGGTCTTCTTACCCAGATTACCGTAAACTGTGTTAGACTCTGGATAACACGCTCTTACTATGCTTTTCCTTTTCAGGTGGTTGGTTACAAACAAAACCTGTCTACATTTGAAAAGATTCAGCTTGCACTAGGGCTCTGAAATTGTTTTATTCCTTTGGCATGGTGGATAATTTTATCAGCAGGATTCTGGATTAGTGCCCAGCACTTCACTTTCAGTGAATTTTCCATCAGTGCTGTCCCAGTTGATGTTTAAAACTTGTTCTGTTTCATTTTGCTCACTAGTGGTTAACCCTGCATGGGTTTCACTGCTATTCCCCTTGTGATCtccacaagcatttggggtgctTTGGGGTAGTTTCTCAAAAGAAGTTTTGGGAATGGCCATTCCCCTAACCTTTTCCACGAACCCAGGAACACTGCTCCCCCAAGTAGATGCTCAGTTCCTTCTGTACTCCCCTGAGGCTCTTCAACTGAGTGGGGCATCACCCTAACTTATTTTGGTATATTTGGAGAAATTCCCTGGTCCCTATTTAAATCTGCAATGAAGGTGTCTACTAAAATAGATCAGCGAATTAGTTCCCACTTCTAATTATTCTCCTTGTCTGTGGATTCAAATTGCTCTGGTCGTCTGTGGATTCAAATTCCAAATGATAGCACCCAGATTTCTGTTATGGCCACATGAAGAGGGGTAAAAATTGACTCCCTGATGATATCACTCCGAAGTCTCACTGTAACcgtttttttttgtgaatttagaagGATAACTCATGGCCTGTGCTTAACCATTTACATGCTGATTGCAAAGGAGCCAGTCTGggaggctttcttgagtttaataCAAAAAAGGGGTTCATTTTTAATTGAGTTAAAAATCCACCCAGGTATAgatatataaatatttaaaaaggtaaacccGTGTCTCAACCTTTGCATTCCACATTCGCAAACACAAACATACCTGTGTGCAAAATTTACAAGTTAAACTCAGGTTCTTACATTCTTGGCCAAATTAAAGATCAATGttgaaaggttaaaaaaaaacgaGAGCCCTTTGCTGGTATCTGTGGCTGTGGCAGAAATTTTTCATAGTGATCTTGAAGCTCCAGGAGTGGAAGCCCATATATAACTATAATTTCCAGAGACAATTTGTCTTTTTAAAACATAATCTGTCTTTTCCAGAAGTCAATCATTTTTGCACATGAAGTTCCTTTTGATGGAAATTCACTACCTCTGTGCTGGACTTTTTAAACTTTAAGATATAGGGTCTTAACTTGGGAGAGAAGAGGAGGGAGCTTTTACTCTTCATTGGCAGCTTTTCCAGACTACCCCTGTTTTAgcagcttctgtgctgtattaaaGAGATTTCAAAAAATGTTATACTTCAGTCtcatgacctctctctctcctcataatGATTTCAGAGGTGTTTACTTAGCTGATGTCTGACCAAACTGTGGTTTTTGTTTTGATTCTATAAAGTCCCAGCTATTAACCCCTGAATATCCATTAGCCATCTTGACAAGATAGGAAAAACATCTTACCATGTAACTATTGTCCTAGTAGGCTTTCTGTTTCTGATGGAGAAGTAGCCTTAGAGAAATGCAAATATGAAGTCCAAAACCGTTTTCAGTAAATCATTATGAAGTAgttcttgacatcagcaggtgtgaaattgCATGATGATATCTGGGCATGTCTGAATTGTAATTCacattggaactttccagaaaactTGCCAACTTGCAACACCAGATGTCAGTCGATTTGTGTAGGCCACCTTAATTCAATATCTAACCTTGCTTTTAGAAGTCCTTTTTAAACGATTCAATATGTTTGATCAGCTGATGCAATTATAGATTGATATAATtcatgcacaagtcacatcatTGTGTCAGTGCATATGTGTGTTTTTGCTTGATTATGGGAATGATTgttgggattttgctgtgtgtgtctatgtttgttgATTGAGCAGCAATTGGAATTTTCTGGTCTTTGGAGGTTTCAGAATAGAGTTGAGGCTGTAGTTCTGTTAAGTGTGTTTGTTTGGTGGAGTGTGTCATTGAGAAACTGGGATAATGTTACATGTGTGACCTAATTTCAGTTAGATGGGAGTTGGGATCTTGTTACGTGTATTTGTGTGGTTTCAAATGGGGGCAGAAACTACAATTACATAATAATTTGAAGGAAGTTTTAGTAAGGTTTATCTTGTCTATTTTTGGATGTGGATAAAAACCTATTTCATTCATTAGGTAACAGATACTTATTACAAAATATTAATTTTTCTAAGTTTCCATATTGTTATTCAATATttcttttgcaaaaatatactttattcataaatcttcaacaacatttcgaaccatttcaaaatcaccattacaaaaatacaatcaggttcaacttttacaacatgaatcacaaggtgtatcagtacaaacaatgaatattacagtcattggcagacattcattttgagctgtacagcctgaggggctctttaaaATTCCCAGCCCTTCTGTGCACTATggtagaaaggtcttaggcagcgacccttctctattgcgcctttgtggcggctgccccaagctttagtgtgtccctcacacgtagtcctggactttggactgtaccagtctgcaacactcggtagGGGACAACTCTTtatgctggaagaccaacaagttacgggcagaccaaagagcgtcttttaccgagttgacgatcctccagctgcagttgatgtttgtctcggtgtgtgtccctgggaaaagcccatagagcacagagtcctgtgtcacagaactgctcgggacgaacctcgacagaaaccactgcttCTCTCTATagactttctttgcaaaggcacaatctacaaggaggtgaacaacggtctcttcgccaccacagccacctcgagggcaacatgcagagggggtgagactcctggcgtgtaggaaggatctgacagggagggcctttctcaccaccagccaagctacgtcttggtgcttgttggaaagttctggcactgaggcattctgccaaatgactttgtcagtctgctcagggaaccatcccacaggatccaccctctccttttccctcagggcctttaagacgttatgtgccgaccactgcctgatggacttgtggtcaacggtgtttctctgcataaattttcccatgagggacaggtggtatggcacggtccaactacttggagcattctgcagcagcgtggccagacccatccttcgtaacactggagacaggtagaacctcagcatgtagacACTTAGCGTTtgca
The nucleotide sequence above comes from Carcharodon carcharias isolate sCarCar2 chromosome 19, sCarCar2.pri, whole genome shotgun sequence. Encoded proteins:
- the LOC121291226 gene encoding glutamine-rich protein 2-like produces the protein MPGEAEPSPDVLDEAEPGADVPGEAEPGADVPDEAEPGADVPDEAEPGADVPDEAEPGADVPHEAEPGADVPGEAEPGSDVPDEAEPGADVPDEAEPGADVPDEAEPGADVPHEAEPGADVPDEAEPGADVPHEAEPGADVPDEAELGVDVPGEAEPGADVPDEAEPGADVLGEAEPGADVPDESKPGVDVPGTDMPDEAEPGADMPDESEPGADVPDEAEPGADVPDEAEPGADMPGADVPDEAEPGVDVPGEAEPGADVLDEAEPGADVPDEAKPGADVPGEAEPGADVPGEAEPGADVPDEAEPGADVPDEAEPGADVPGEAEPGADVPDEAEPGADVPDEAEPGADVPDEAKLGADVPGEAEPGADVPGEAEPGADVPGEAEPGADVPGEAEPGVDVLDRAEPGADVLDEAEPGVDVPGEAEPGADVPGEAEPSGTCS